A window of Castanea sativa cultivar Marrone di Chiusa Pesio chromosome 1, ASM4071231v1 contains these coding sequences:
- the LOC142621696 gene encoding uncharacterized protein LOC142621696 — translation MAYHHHHDRHHHHNKDEEKPVDYKKEEKHHKHREHLGELGAVAAGAYALHEKHKAKKDPEHAHKHKIKEEIAAAVAVGAGGYAFHEHHKKKEAKKEAKKEEKAHGKKHHQLF, via the exons ATGGcttaccaccaccaccatgacCGCCATCACCACCACAACAAAGATGAGGAAAAACCTGTTGATTATAAGAAGGAAGAGAAGCACCACAAGCATCGCGAGCACCTAGGTGAGCTTGGTGCTGTTGCTGCTGGAGCTTATGCCTTG CATGAAAAGCATAAGGCAAAGAAAGATCCAGAGCATGCCCACAAGCACAAGATAAAGGAGGAGATTGCAGCAGCAGTTGCAGTAGGAGCCGGTGGGTATGCGTTCCATGAGCAtcataagaagaaagaagcgaagaaagaagcaaagaaagaagagaaggcCCATGGAAAGAAGCACCACCAACTCTTTTAA
- the LOC142624355 gene encoding uncharacterized protein LOC142624355: MHFTSRVTAVCHNSILVLTDSGAVLDFKGPIKAQDILDDHPGYGIFQQGQASSPLQDLECLISGRLYYLLPLSKEHKLCKNGVTEQVQNIGISSYAEWMSVVEPAKMSSYAASDFVANLANGSALEVLPTVGDGVWRVKLVIDTKQLEEILSEQVNTEALIEKMRMVSFLASLTPKRTKSAWGMSWKPTLLNLFKLPLDNGK, translated from the exons atgcattttacatcaa GGGTGACTGCGGTTTGTCACAACTCTATCCTGGTTCTGACGGATTCCGGAGCTGTACTAGATTTCAAAGGCCCGATTAAAGCTCAGGACATCCTCGATGATCACCCAGGGTATGGCATTTTCCAACAGGGTCAAGCTTCATCACCATTGCAAGACCTTGAGTGCTTAATTAGTGGCAGATTGTATTATCTACTTCCACTAAGCAAGGAGCATAAGCTTTGCAAAAATGGGGTCACTGAACAAGTGCAAAACATAGGGATATCATCATATGCTGAGTGGATGAGTGTGGTTGAGCCAGCCAAGATGTCATCATATGCTGCATCAGATTTTGTTGCTAACTTAGCAAATGGTTCAGCTCTTGAAGTCCTGCCAACGGTTGGAGATGGAGTTTGGAGAGTGAAGTTGGTGATTGACACAAAACAATTGGAGGAAATCTTGTCAGAACAAGTGAATACTGAGGCATTGATTGAGAAAATGAGAATGGTTTCATTCTTGGCTAGCCTAACACCAAAGAGAACAAAGAGTGCTTGGGGAATGAGTTGGAAGCCAACCCTCCTGAACCTTTTCAAGTTGCCACTTGATAATGGCAAATAA
- the LOC142638890 gene encoding abscisic stress-ripening protein 3-like — MAYHHHHDRHHHHNKDEEKPVDYKKEEKHHKHREHLGELGAVAAGAYALHEKHKAKKDPEHAHKHKIKEEIAAAVAVGAGGYAFHEHHKKKEAKKKEEKAHGKKHHHLF, encoded by the exons ATGGcttaccaccaccaccatgacCGCCATCACCACCACAATAAAGATGAGGAAAAACCTGTTGATTATAAGAAGGAAGAGAAGCACCACAAGCATCGCGAGCACCTAGGTGAGCTTGGTGCTGTTGCTGCTGGAGCTTATGCCTTG CATGAAAAGCATAAGGCAAAGAAAGATCCAGAGCATGCCCACAAGCACAAGATAAAGGAGGAAATTGCAGCAGCAGTTGCAGTAGGAGCTGGTGGGTATGCGTTCCATGAGCAtcataagaagaaagaagccaagaaaaaagaagagaaggcTCATGGAAAGAAGCACCACCATCTCTTTTAA
- the LOC142638880 gene encoding abscisic stress-ripening protein 5-like — MAEEKHHHHHLFHHNKDEDKPVETVYTETSTGYAETGYSSGGPGGYGDSTTVGYGATTISTESEVDYKKEEKHHKNLEHLGEMGAVAAGAYALHEKHKAKKDPEHAHKHKIEEEVAAAVAVGAGGYAFHEHHEKKEAKEQDEESHGKKHHHLFG; from the exons ATGGCTGAAGAgaagcaccaccaccaccaccttttCCATCACAACAAGGATGAAGATAAGCCTGTTGAAACTGTCTACACTGAGACTAGTACTGGTTATGCTGAGACTGGTTATTCCAGTGGTGGCCCCGGCGGGTACGGTGATTCGACCACAGTAGGATATGGTGCCACCACCATCTCCACCGAGTCTGAGGTTGACTACAAGAAGGAAGAGAAGCACCACAAGAATCTCGAGCACCTTGGCGAGATGGGTGCTGTCGCAGCTGGTGCTTATGCCTTG CACGAAAAGCATAAGGCAAAGAAAGATCCGGAGCATGCCCACAAGCACAAGATAGAAGAGGAGGTTGCAGCAGCAGTTGCAGTTGGAGCTGGTGGATATGCCTTCCATGAGCATCATGAGAAGAAAGAGGCAAAGGAACAAGACGAAGAGTCTCATGGAAAGAAGCACCACCACCTTTTTGGTTGA